In one Cercospora beticola chromosome 1, complete sequence genomic region, the following are encoded:
- a CDS encoding uncharacterized protein (BUSCO:EOG0926506Z): MSLQTSAGPINAEDADNFEEIEKQFAVKVVEHMSTYWSILEKLPGSKLRLTKYDDEILEHFNKEFPDFDLKATINEDDMKSKEGKEKWRNFINAYEKKIEDYNFGAMVRANPAFEYDEKGTIFAVRMQFYAIEIARNRAGLNDWIYEKAKASKS; encoded by the exons ATGTCTCTCCAAACCTCCGCAGGACCGATCAACGCCGAAGATGCCGACAACttcgaggagatcgagaagcagtTCGCCGTCAAAG TCGTCGAACACATGTCAACATACTGGTCCATCCTCGAAAAACTCCCCGGCTCCAAACTCCGCCTGACAAAATACGACGACGAAATCCTCGAGCACTTCAACAAAGAATTTCCCGACTTTGACCTCAAAGCTACGATTAATGAGGATGATATGAAGAGTAAAGAGGGGAAAGAGAAGTGGAGAAATTTCATCAATGCGtatgagaagaagattgaggaTTATAATTTTGGGGCTATGGTTAGGGCGAATCCGGCGTTTGAGTATGATGAGAAGGGGACGATATTTG CTGTTCGCATGCAGTTCTATGCGATTGAGATTGCGAGGAATCGGGCTGGTTTGAATGACTGGATTTATGAGAAGGCTAAGGCTAGCAAGTCATGA
- a CDS encoding uncharacterized protein (BUSCO:EOG09264P4J) translates to MDLRSLMNDGPAPEKKASQGSPPAPPPLSGGRSGGQHVPPPSAVSNGAPGPSAVYPAAGFPPPGRTDAKQQGAIYGQPPGSSGPPSQPHSRGLTPLRTPGSASTPGSTSYPFPQQHPQQQQQQQQQPLQSPATAGPPSQQYRPYEAYPSTTPGGRPASYGNPYGAQPSPSQYAHHPSQSPGASSHHSQTPHSMRQSPRAVMGHPPPQHQPHFQHQHSQPSTPLGPPTHVPRHAMNGMDATSAFHQRTVSGASNGYVAQSPAQHQSSIGSLIESPVAHPRQSPRRSASEYTAVIDDRGRSESVSPKTKVPPRPPSLGSRHSSQHEVYSARNSLQPSTTSAASFSEAQNHVQPSPANYHQASAVSGVPQNHSQVSGQPPAFSASSNSLSNANKAPATALQHQPRPMGMSHLLAPTQHESQSGPRPSPPQNMSSHQQPEPQHHTPIKPDPAQQNGILQASPNASNRGIKRSAAESESFQPPVKRERRRKYTERPVWARLHPANPRLRMPGVMPNGPEPRPQPQQSGNRPPANPPPQVVPQANGQKQPPPQQGAPGVNFAAPWLENPPIDHDMLRMRRLMGGAWEKTIQWTTPMPSLTKAVTDWLVSQLMACEDVAQDPKEGQIEIEAKVGRLFNKGNGQRFTMPVQNMVVISPQYAEVNCSFESEMQQHEHKAMNDFLNKEVRNTHTHPGRQKLSYEHLEETDTFERLSKIGLNALPEAIHRRHLPRDPKMRTTTESSPKSGRMGQVKARIIKVKVADLHIYNPLADYDLRITMNVECNLMRADLDPGALVEAPTPDRPNQPARVKNRLSYKHLNGIYQIDLTKVDQVGLAPKFELELEVDAGALRKQLAPLLQGGESAFVQIVDGFIDNATILMQQKRSGP, encoded by the exons ATGGATCTACGCTCATTGATGAATGATGGACCGGCACCGGAGAAGAAAGCGTCGCAGGGCTCGCCTCCTGCACCGCCGCCATTGTCGGGAGGAAGGAGCGGTGGACAACATGTGCCGCCGCCCTCTGCAGTTAGCAATGGGGCCCCGGGGCCATCAGCGGTCTATCCTGCCGCAGGATTTCCTCCGCCTGGCAGAACCGACGCAAAACAGCAAGGCGCAATATACGGCCAGCCTCCGGGTTCATCAGGCCCGCCGAGTCAACCGCACAGCAGAGGTTTGACTCCGCTGCGTACTCCCGGATCAGCTTCGACTCCAGGCTCGACTTCGTATCCCTTTCCTCAGCAACacccacagcagcagcagcagcagcagcagcagccgttGCAGAGTCCGGCTACTGCGGGGCCACCATCGCAGCAATACAGACCGTACGAGGCATATCCGTCAACCACCCCAGGCGGGAGACCTGCGAGCTATGGCAATCCATACGGAGCGcagccatcgccatcacAGTACGCCCACCATCCATCACAGTCCCCGGGTGCATCTTCCCACCACAGTCAAACGCCACACTCAATGCGTCAGAGCCCTCGTGCAGTGATGGGCCACCCGCCACCTCAGCACCAACCTCATTTCCAGCACCAGCATTCGCAACCGAGCACTCCGCTGGGCCCTCCAACACACGTGCCTCGACATGCCATGAATGGAATGGATGCCACGAGCGCGTTCCACCAAAGAACTGTCTCGGGCGCCTCCAATGGCTATGTTGCGCAGTCGCCCGCACAACATCAGTCAAGTATCGGTAGTTTGATTGAATCGCCAGTTGCGCATCCTCGACAATCGCCGCGCAGGAGTGCAAGTGAATACACAGCTGTGATTGATGATCGCGGGCGAAGTGAGTCCGTCAGCCCGAAGACAAAGGTGCCGCCGCGCCCACCTTCACTTGGGTCGCGCCACAGCAGCCAGCACGAGGTGTACAGCGCTAGGAATTCACTGCAACCCTCCACGACGAGCGCGGCGTCGTTTTCAGAAGCACAAAATCACGTGCAGCCATCGCCGGCGAACTACCATCAGGCCAGTGCGGTAAGCGGAGTTCCACAAAACCACTCACAAGTGTCTGGGCAGCCTCCGGCGTTTTCCGCTTCGAGCAATTCTTTGTCGAATGCAAACAAAGCTCCGGCAACCGCACTTCAGCATCAGCCGCGACCAATGGGAATGAGCCATCTGCTTGCACCTACCCAACACGAATCACAGTCAGGACCGCGACCAAGTCCTCCTCAGAACATGTCGTCGCATCAACAGCCTGAACCTCAACATCACACGCCTATCAAGCCTGATCCTGCTCAGCAGAATGGCATCTTGCAAGCGTCGCCGAATGCAAGCAATCGTGGAATCAAGCGGTCAGCCGCCGAGTCGGAATCATTCCAGCCTCCAGTGAAGCGAGAGCGGCGGCGGAAGTATACAGAGCGACCTGTATGGGCGCGTCTTCATCCTGCCAACCCTCGTCTCCGAATGCCAG GTGTGATGCCAAATGGTCCGGAACCTCGTCCGCAACCCCAGCAATCTGGAAACCGACCACCCGCGAACCCTCCACCTCAAGTGGTCCCGCAAGCCAATGGCCAAAAACAGCCACCACCCCAGCAAGGTGCCCCCGGAGTCAACTTCGCAGCGCCTTGGCTCGAGAATCCGCCCATTGATCATGACATGCTACGCATGCGCAGACTCATGGGCGGTGCTTGGGAGAAGACAATCCAGTGGACTACCCCAATGCCGTCGCTCACAAAAGCCGTAACGGATTGGCTCGTTTCACAGCTTATGGCATGCGAGGATGTAGCCCAAGACCCAAAAGAGGGCCAGATTGAGATCGAAGCCAAAGTTGGCCGACTCTTCAATAAGGGCAATGGTCAACGTTTCACAATGCCAGTTCAGAATATGGTCGTCATCTCGCCGCAGTACGCCGAAGTCAATTGCAGTTTTGAAAGCGAGATGCAGCAG CACGAGCATAAGGCGATGAATGACTTCCTGAACAAAGAGGTGCGAAATACGCATACTCACCCAGGACGTCAAAAACTATCATATGAGCACCTGGAAGAGACCGACACGTTCGAGAGACTTTCCAAGATTGGCCTGAATGCCCTACCCGAAGCCATACATCGACGCCACCTCCCGCGCGACCCCAAAATGCGCACAACAACGGAGTCGAGTCCAAAGAGCGGCCGTATGGGCCAAGTCAAGGCTCGCATCATCAAGGTCAAAGTCGCAGATCTGCACATATACAACCCTCTTGCCGACTACGATCTCCGAATAACGATGAATGTGGAATGTAATCTGATGCGAGCAGACCTTGACCCAGGAGCTTTGGTTGAAGCTCCGACACCAGATAGGCCGAATCAGCCCGCACGCGTGAAGAACCGACTCTCCTACAAGCATTTGAACGGCATCTATCAGATCGATCTGACGAAAGTAGATCAAGTTGGTCTTGCGCCCAAGTTTGAGCTTGAGTTGGAAGTCGATGCCGGCGCGCTTCGAAAGCAACTGGCTCCACTTTTACAGGGTGGAGAGTCGGCCTTTGTGCAAATCGTCGATGGCTTCATCGACAACGCAACAATATtgatgcagcagaagcgTTCAGGACCTTGA
- a CDS encoding uncharacterized protein (BUSCO:EOG09260NJW): MVGLTSAAGLVGFLTEQDQELQAFALERLNDEVDSVWTEVSGSIGTIEALYEDENFSHRELAALVLSKVYYQLQEYDESMVFALGAGKLFDWKSQDAGEYEETIVAKCIDTYISLCALHNPPTPASATGRHGSVDADNAATASPTTPFSQAALPSKSLLARQDEKAWDSFAPGGGNAGVAGAHPHPLTLPNQTKKALQNVVKRIFENCYENGAYKQVVGIAVEARNMEVLREAILRSSKAETGKGKKAAVGGQTEDLMEYVLDICMNVVQERGLRNEILKLILDLLNEIPSPDYFAIARCVVYLNQQSMASDMLRSLVQKGDGKSLAIAYQLSFDLYENGTQEFLQKVMDELPEEDTDETQQNGDAVRPSTPHPNQSEEATESDQLLSELNDSAGAPQTSTVVTSRTRPKDDTQSKAFKSIRSILRGTTSIELNMEFLYRQARTDRAILNKIRDSLEARNSIFHTSVTFANAFMNAGTTVDSFFRDNLEWLGKAVNWSKFTATAALGVIHRGNINNGQKLLEPYLPKENAQTSAGSTYSQGGSLYALGLIYTNHGTNVLDYLRRQFKATQEEVVQHGGALGLGTAGMATGSEEIYEELKNVLYADSAINGEAVGLAMGLVMLGTGNLRALDDMIQYAHDTQHEKIVRGLALGVALIMYGRQEAADELISGLLEDADPALRYGGIMTIALAYAGSGSNKAVRKLLHVAVSDVSDDVRRVAVMSLGFVLFRKPGSVPRMVELLSESYNPHVRYGATMALGIACAGTGLDEAIDLLEPMMKDSVDFVRQGAYISMAMILVQQNDVMNPKVTALRKQLQKAIGDRHEDAMAKFGCALALGIIDAGGRNCTIGLQTQTGNLNMPAIVGMAVFLQYWYWFPLTHFLALSFTPTAIIGVDSDLEIPSFRFHSNTRPSQFDYPPEVEVKTEEAPEKVKTAILSTTVQAKRRKAAKDKQNRRESMDVDPTPETPKPDADADKMDTDDNVIDTSKIGEEGEKDTKKKIEKEKVGYELENMSRVLPGQIKYISFSSEGRYQPVKKPTGGVILLTDTKPDESKSLLELKAKKKTAAAAPAPGAGNASSSAPRDTNMGGFEAALASAGLTGAAAGAGVLTAVDEDDDGEEAPVPDAFQVDEDEAEEE; the protein is encoded by the exons ATGGTCGGCTTGACCTCTGCCGCCGGCCTGGTGGGCTTCCTGACCGAGCAGGACCAAGAACTGCAAGCGTTTGCGCTGGAACGCCTCAACGATGAGGTCGACAGCGTATGGACTGAAGTCTCGGGTTCGATCGGTACAAT AGAAGCACTCTACGAAGATGAGAACTTCAGCCATCGCGAACTCGCTGCTCTTGTCCTGTCAAAGGTTTACTACCAGCTGCAGGAATATGACGAATCCATGGTCTTTGCACTGGGAGCTGGGAAGTTGTTTGACTGGAAGTCACAGGACGCCGGCGAGTACGAGGAGACCATCGTCGCCAAATGCATCGACACATACATCTCGCTCTGCGCGCTTCACAACCCACCTACTCCTGCTTCAGCCACCGGCCGCCACGGCTCCGTAGACGCTGACAACGCCGCGACTGCATCCCCAACAACACCTTTCTCGCAAGCAGCGCTTCCATCCAAATCCCTCCTTGCTCGTCAAGACGAGAAAGCATGGGACTCATTTGCACCCGGAGGAGGCAACGCTGGTGTTGCCGGTGCTCACCCACATCCTCTGACTTTGCCAAATCAGACCAAAAAGGCACTGCAGAATGTGGTCAAGCGTATCTTCGAGAACTGCTACGAGAATGGTGCTTACAAGCAAGTGGTCGGAATCGCGGTCGAGGCTCGCAACATGGAGGTTCTGAGGGAGGCTATCCTACGCTCCAGCAAGGCCGAGAccggcaagggcaagaaagccGCAGTGGGAGGCCAGACAGAGGATCTGATGGAATACGTCTTGGACATCTGCATGAACGTGGTTCAAGAGCGTGGACTGCGGAACGAGATATTGAAGCTCATTCTTGACCTCCTGAATGAGATCCCAAGCCCGGATTATTTCGCCATTGCCCGCTGCGTGGTATACTTGAACCAACAGTCAATGGCTTCGGACATGCTCCGGTCTCTGGTGCAGAAGGGTGACGGCAAGTCCTTGGCGATTGCATACCAGCTGTCTTTCGACCTGTACGAGAACGGCACACAAGAGTTCCTGCAAAAGGTCATGGACGAGCTACCTGAAGAGGACACCGATGAGACTCAGCAGAACGGCGACGCAGTAAGACCCTCAACACCACACCCAAACCAAAGCGAAGAGGCCACCGAATCCGATCAACTGCTTTCCGAGCTCAATGACTCCGCTGGCGCGCCACAGACATCTACTGTCGTAACATCAAGAACGCGGCCCAAGGACGACACGCAAAGCAAAGCATTCAAATCGATTCGAAGCATCTTACGCGGCACCACGAGCATCGAATTGAACATGGAGTTCCTTTACCGACAAGCACGCACGGATCGTGCCATTCTGAACAAGATTCGGGACTCGCTGGAAGCACGCAACAGCATTTTTCACACCTCCGTCACATTTGCTAACGCTTTCATGAACGCGGGCACCACTGTGGACAGCTTCTTCCGTGACAACCTTGAGTGGCTGGGCAAGGCCGTCAACTGGAGCAAGTTTACTGCAACCGCTGCTCTCGGAGTGATTCACCGAGGCAATATCAACAATGGCCAAAAGCTACTCGAACCATATCTTCCAAAAGAGAACGCACAGACCAGCGCGGGAAGCACCTACAGCCAAGGTGGATCCCTTTATGCCCTGGGCCTGATATACACCAACCACGGTACCAACGTCCTTGATTACCTCCGACGTCAATTCAAGGCAACCCAAGAAGAGGTTGTACAGCATGGAGGCGCTCTGGGTCTTGGAACTGCTGGTATGGCTACCGGCTCTGAAGAGATCTACGAGGAGCTCAAGAATGTGCTATATGCCGACTCTGCCATTAATGGTGAGGCAGTCGGTCTGGCTATGGGACTGGTCATGCTCGGAACAGGCAATCTTCGCGCCCTCGATGACATGATTCAATATGCACACGACACTCAGCACGAGAAGATCGTACGCGGTCTTGCTCTGGGCGTGGCACTCATCATGTATGGCAGGCAGGAAGCTGCTGACGAGCTCATCTCAGGCCTTCTCGAGGACGCCGATCCGGCTCTCCGCTACGGCGGTATCATGACGATTGCGCTTGCGTAtgctggcagtggcagcaacaAGGCAGTGCGCAAGCTTCTACACGTCGCTGTCTCGGATGTCAGCGACGATGTGCGGAGAGTGGCAGTCATGAGTTTGGGCTTCGTGCTCTTCCGCAAGCCGGGCAGCGTGCCGCGAATGGTTGAGCTGCTGTCAGAGAGCTACAACCCGCACGTGCGGTACGGTGCCACCATGGCTCTTGGTATCGCGTGCGCAGGTACTGGCTTGGACGAAGCCATCGATCTGCTAGAGCCAATGATGAAGGACTCCGTCGACTTTGTACGACAAGGCGCTTACATCTCCATGGCCATGATTCTGGTTCAGCAAAACGATGTCATGAATCCTAAAGTCACTGCACTGCGGAAACAACTGCAAAAGGCTATTGGCGACCGACACGAGGATGCCATGGCCAAGTTTGGTTGTGCTCTGGCACTAGGCATCATCGACGCTGGTGGACGAAACTGCACTATTGGACTGCAGACACAGACTGGCAACCTCAACATGCCCGCCATTGTTGGAATGGCCGTATTCTTGCAATACTGGTACTGGTTCCCACTGACACATTTCCTCGCGCTCTCTTTCACACCTACGGCCATCATCGGCGTCGACTCGGATCTTGAGATTCCAAGCTTCAGGTTTCACAGCAACACAAGACCGAGCCAGTTCGACTATCCACCTGAAGTCGAGGTCAAGACAGAAGAGGCTCCAGAGAAGGTCAAGACCGCTATCCTGTCCACGACGGTCCAGGCAAAGCGAAGAAAAGCCGCCAAGGACAAGCAAAACCGCCGCGAAAGCATGGATGTGGATCCGACACCGGAAACACCCAAGCCCGACGCAGATGCAGACAAGATGGACACCGATGATAACGTCATCGACACCAGCAAGATtggcgaggaaggcgagaaggATACCAAGAAGAAAattgagaaggagaaggtgggCTACGAGCTCGAGAACATGAGCCGTGTGCTACCAGGACAGATCAAGTACATCAGCTTCTCTTCCGAGGGCCGGTATCAGCCTGTCAAGAAG CCTACTGGCGGAGTCATCCTTCTCACTGATACGAAACCCGACGAATCAAAGTCTCTTCTTGAattgaaggcgaagaagaagactgccgccgctgctcccGCGCCTGGTGCTGGCAAtgcttcatcatcagcgcCTCGGGACACAAACATGGGCGGTTTCGAGGCTGCTCTTGCCAGTGCTGGTCTCACTGGtgcagctgctggtgctggtgtgcTTACTGcggtcgatgaagatgatgatggggAGGAGGCGCCTGTGCCTGATGCTTTCCAagttgacgaggacgaggcggAAGAGGAATAG
- the FMA1 gene encoding Methionine aminopeptidase 1 (MEROPS:MER0001342), with protein MDQAPAKEVVVEKAAKCEGADCDNDAGTLQCPTCQKLGKASFFCSQDCFKRNWGEHKKLHKAQNSTLSNIITPKVVSLPDADGHFNPFPSYPFTGSLRPVYPLSEKRKVPASIPHPDYAHNGIPQSERVFVGRNKIKVLTKKEQDGMRKVCRLAREVLDIAARAAKPGVTTDEIDKIVHDACVERKSYPSPLNYCHFPKSVCTSPNEVICHGIPDQRPLKDGDILNIDVTLYHEGFHGDLNETYYIGDSAAQDPDNVRVTEAARESLDAAIAMVKPGALFRDYGNTIEKVAKARNCQVVKTYCGHGINQLFHTAPNVPHYAKNKAIGEAKPGMCFTIEPMITLGSYKDKTWPDDWTSVTSDGKKTAQFEHTLLVTETGVEILTARLEDSPGGKVAMPAGYLADGSKAPETNGEANGDSQS; from the exons ATGGATCAAGCGCCGGCGAAAGAGGTGGTAGTCGAGAAGGCAGCGAAGTGCGAGGGTGCGGATTGCGACAACGATGCCGGCACACTGCAATGTCCGACATGTCAAAAGCTGGGCAAGGCTTCATTCTTCTGTAGTCAAGATTGCTTCAAGCGGAACTGG GGTGAACACAAAAAGCTCCATAAGGCACAGAACAGTACGCTTTCCAATATCATCACGCCCAAGGTCGTGTCCTTACCAGACGCAGATGGCCACTTCAACCCATTCCCTTCGTATCCATTCACCGGCAGCTTGAGACCTGTCTATCCTTTGTCAGAGAAGCGCAAAGTGCCGGCCTCGATACCACATCCTGACTATGCCCACAACGGCATTCCACAAAGCGAGCGG GTTTTCGTTGGACGAAATAAGATCAAGGTCCTTACCAAGAAAGAACAAGATGGCATGCGCAAAGTCTGCCGTCTAGCGCGTGAGGTGCTAGACATTGCGGCACGGGCAGCAAAGCCAGGTGTCACGACAGACGAAATTGACAAGATTGTCCACGACGCTTGCGTCGAACGTAAA TCGTACCCTTCGCCACTTAACTACTGCCACTTTCCCAAATCAGTTTGCACATCACCCAACGAAGTCATTTGCCACGGAATACCAGATCAGCGACCGCTCAAGGACGGCGACATCCTCAACATCGATGTGACTCTGTACCACGAAGGTTTCCACGGCGATCTGAATGAAACATATTACATCGGCGATTCGGCTGCGCAAGATCCAGACAATGTGCGGGTGACGGAAGCTGCACGAGAGTCGCTGGATGCTGCTATCGCCATGGTCAAGCCAGGCGCTCTATTCCGAGACTACGGAAACACAATAGAGAAGGTGGCAAAGGCCCGGAATTGCCAAGTGGTGAAGACGTACTGCGGCCACGGCATCAACCAACTCTTCCACACTGCACCTAACGTGCCCCACTATGCGAAGAACAAGGCGATAGGAGAGGCTAAGCCGGGCATGTGCTTCACAATTGAGCCAATGATCACCCTTGGCAGCTACAAGGACAAGACATGGCCCGACGATTGGACCAGCGTCACATCggatggcaagaagacgGCACAATTCGAGCATACCCTGCTCGTGACGGAGACCGGCGTTGAGATTTTGACGGCGAGATTGGAGGATTCGCCCGGCGGCAAGGTTGCTATGCCTGCAGGGTATCTTGCTGACGGCTCAAAAGCGCCAGAGACGAACGGAGAAGCGAACGGCGACAGCCAGAGTTAG